A DNA window from Rhodococcus sp. Z13 contains the following coding sequences:
- a CDS encoding CoA-acylating methylmalonate-semialdehyde dehydrogenase codes for MTVDTKATVAHWLDNKPFGGTSERTAPVTNPATGRVTGQVALADVADARRVIEAAKAAFPAWRDTSLAKRTQILFKFRELLNARKEELAAIITSEHGKVLSDALGEVTRGQEVVEFACGIPHLLKGGMTENASTKIDVASIRQPLGPVAIISPFNFPAMVPMWFFPIAIATGNTVILKPSEKVPTAALWIAELWAEAGLPAGVFNVLQGDKTAVDELLTNPDVKSVSFVGSTPIAQYVYATGTAHGKRVQALGGAKNHAIVLPDADLDLAADAMVNAGFGSAGERCMAISVLVAVGDIADELVTKIKERTETLKIGDGTRGTDMGPLVTKAHRDRVASYIDAGEEAGATVVVDGRTLSADGEADGFWLGPTILDNVTTDMKVYTDEIFGPVLSVVRVETYDEALELINNGPFGNGTAIFTNDGGAARRFQNEVEVGMVGINVPIPVPTAYYSFGGWKNSLFGDTHAHGTEGVHFFTRGKVVTTRWLDPSHGGINLGFPQNN; via the coding sequence ATGACCGTAGACACGAAGGCCACCGTCGCCCACTGGCTCGACAACAAGCCGTTCGGCGGCACGAGCGAGCGCACCGCGCCGGTGACCAACCCCGCGACCGGCCGCGTCACCGGACAGGTCGCCCTCGCCGACGTCGCCGACGCCCGTCGCGTGATCGAGGCCGCCAAGGCGGCGTTCCCGGCCTGGCGCGACACCTCGCTGGCCAAGCGCACGCAGATCCTGTTCAAGTTCCGCGAGCTGCTCAACGCCCGCAAGGAGGAGCTGGCCGCGATCATCACCTCCGAGCACGGCAAGGTGCTCTCCGACGCGCTCGGCGAGGTCACCCGTGGCCAGGAGGTCGTCGAGTTCGCCTGCGGTATACCGCATCTCCTCAAGGGCGGTATGACGGAGAACGCCTCGACGAAGATCGACGTGGCCTCGATCCGCCAGCCCCTCGGCCCGGTTGCGATCATCTCCCCCTTCAACTTCCCCGCGATGGTCCCGATGTGGTTCTTCCCCATCGCCATCGCCACCGGCAACACGGTGATCCTCAAGCCGTCCGAGAAGGTCCCCACCGCGGCACTGTGGATCGCCGAGCTGTGGGCCGAGGCCGGCCTGCCCGCCGGTGTGTTCAACGTCCTGCAGGGCGACAAGACCGCCGTCGACGAGCTGCTCACGAACCCCGACGTCAAGTCCGTCTCGTTCGTCGGCTCCACCCCGATCGCCCAGTACGTCTACGCCACCGGCACCGCCCACGGCAAGCGCGTCCAGGCTCTCGGCGGCGCGAAGAACCACGCCATCGTCCTACCCGACGCCGACCTCGATCTGGCCGCCGACGCCATGGTCAACGCCGGCTTCGGTTCCGCCGGTGAGCGCTGCATGGCCATCTCCGTACTGGTCGCCGTCGGCGACATCGCCGACGAACTGGTCACGAAGATCAAGGAGCGCACCGAGACCCTGAAGATCGGCGACGGTACCCGCGGCACCGACATGGGGCCGCTGGTCACCAAGGCCCACCGCGACCGCGTCGCCTCCTACATCGACGCCGGCGAGGAGGCCGGTGCCACCGTCGTCGTCGACGGCCGCACCCTGAGCGCCGACGGCGAGGCCGACGGCTTCTGGCTCGGCCCGACCATCCTCGACAACGTCACCACCGACATGAAGGTCTACACCGACGAGATCTTCGGCCCCGTCCTGTCGGTCGTGCGCGTCGAGACCTACGACGAGGCCCTCGAGCTCATCAACAACGGCCCGTTCGGCAACGGCACCGCGATCTTCACCAACGACGGTGGCGCAGCCCGTCGCTTCCAGAACGAGGTGGAGGTCGGCATGGTCGGCATCAACGTGCCGATCCCGGTCCCGACCGCCTACTACAGCTTCGGCGGCTGGAAGAACTCGCTGTTCGGCGACACCCACGCCCACGGCACCGAGGGCGTGCACTTCTTCACCCGCGGCAAGGTCGTCACCACCCGCTGGCTCGACCCGAGCCACGGTGGCATCAACCTCGGCTTCCCGCAGAACAACTGA
- a CDS encoding NAD-glutamate dehydrogenase has product MTTTLHTQPVSLPDGYVEHRVRCPIPEVSILQKLTSGALDVHLDSDGDRLRFTLYSGGADVSLERVLHRLRSLDLEPVDHQHTVVQRPDGLLCHLSGFVVARGPLAAAARNDLDPGAVVETFRAMWSGRAESDGFAVLVLTAGLSWREVVILRAYAQFLRQSTLPYGRKRIETVLTSHPDIAAALVALFHAHFDPTLSDDRPALVDERRRVVRELVDEVEGLDADRIFRAYLDAIEATDRTNFHRPGALGSERPQLSFKLRSQDIPVLPEPRPQHEIFVYSPDVEGVHLRFGAVARGGIRWSDRFDDFRTEILGLAKAQAVKNAVIVPTGAKGGFVVKNTAISGEAGYRQFISGLLDITDNRTGRGDAVHPDAVVCRDGEDPYLVVAADKGTASFSDTANDVAADYGFWLGDAFASGGSVGYDHKAMGITARGAWVSVTRHLAEAGIDPDRSTFTVVGIGDMSGDVFGNGMLLSRNIRLVAAFDHRHVFLDPDPDPEASYRERQRLFELPRSSWNDYDRTLISAGGGVFERTAKSIPVTLQVAEALGLDPQVERLSPHELVGAVLRAPVDVLWNGGIGTYVKSSSETHAEVGDKANDAVRVDADQIRARVVGEGGNLGFTPLGRIEFARAGGRINTDALDNSAGVDCSDHEVNIKVLLSTVCGSDLAGERRAQTLARLTDEVAELVLENNRAQNRILGDARSNAAQLLAVHERMVEDLERRRGLDRTLESLPESEGFDELARTGRGLTSPELATLLAHAKLDFKRELAASGEFTDTWFDTRLAAYFPEALRTLGPIDDFPLRDQIIATEITNDIFARGGLTFVFRLREETNANAADIVRAFVVTSEVFGLEQLWADIENAQLPPAVEYELASEARRLLDRASRWFLTRRPQPLSVSSSIGRFRMVGEAAGQIAHWLQGAEAERLRATVARYVEAGVDPSIAQRVAEGLYRFSLLDIFEIAKETRHDIATVGRIYFALSEHLDVDTWLIRVSALPREKRWQSLARSALRDDLYRSLRHLSRDVVGTIRSDDSPQAAIVDWEELNRTRLERIRLILDEVDGTPDPDLAAMTVVTRQIRSVAGPFMI; this is encoded by the coding sequence ATGACCACCACCCTGCACACCCAGCCGGTTTCGCTACCGGACGGATATGTGGAACACCGGGTCCGGTGTCCGATCCCCGAAGTGTCGATCCTCCAGAAGCTCACCTCGGGCGCTCTCGACGTCCATCTCGACAGTGACGGCGACCGTCTCCGGTTCACCCTGTACAGCGGTGGCGCGGACGTCTCCCTCGAACGGGTCCTGCACCGCCTCCGCAGCCTCGACCTCGAACCCGTGGACCACCAGCACACGGTGGTGCAGCGACCGGACGGATTGCTCTGCCATCTCTCCGGTTTCGTCGTCGCCCGCGGGCCGCTCGCCGCAGCGGCCCGAAACGATCTCGACCCCGGCGCCGTGGTCGAGACCTTCCGTGCGATGTGGTCCGGACGCGCCGAATCCGACGGCTTCGCGGTCCTCGTCCTCACCGCCGGGCTGAGCTGGCGCGAGGTGGTGATCCTGCGCGCCTACGCGCAGTTCCTGCGGCAGAGCACACTTCCCTACGGACGCAAGCGGATCGAGACGGTGCTCACGTCGCATCCGGACATCGCGGCCGCGCTCGTCGCACTCTTCCACGCCCACTTCGATCCCACCCTCTCCGACGACCGGCCTGCCCTGGTCGACGAACGTCGCCGTGTCGTACGGGAACTCGTCGACGAGGTCGAAGGACTCGACGCCGATCGCATCTTCCGGGCGTATCTCGACGCGATCGAGGCGACCGACCGCACCAACTTCCACCGTCCCGGCGCGCTCGGCTCCGAGCGGCCCCAGTTGTCGTTCAAGCTGCGTTCCCAGGACATCCCGGTTCTGCCCGAACCGCGGCCGCAGCACGAGATCTTCGTGTACTCCCCCGACGTCGAGGGGGTGCACCTGCGGTTCGGCGCGGTCGCTCGCGGCGGTATCCGCTGGTCGGACCGCTTCGACGACTTCCGCACCGAGATCCTCGGACTCGCCAAGGCGCAGGCCGTCAAGAACGCCGTCATCGTCCCCACCGGCGCGAAGGGCGGATTCGTCGTCAAGAACACGGCGATCTCGGGTGAGGCCGGCTACCGGCAGTTCATCTCCGGCCTGCTCGACATCACCGACAACCGCACCGGCCGCGGCGACGCCGTGCACCCCGACGCCGTGGTGTGCCGGGACGGGGAGGACCCCTATCTCGTCGTCGCCGCCGACAAGGGCACCGCGAGCTTCTCGGACACCGCCAACGACGTCGCCGCCGACTACGGTTTCTGGCTCGGCGACGCCTTCGCCTCCGGCGGGTCGGTGGGTTACGACCACAAGGCGATGGGCATCACCGCCCGCGGCGCCTGGGTGAGCGTGACCCGGCACCTGGCCGAAGCCGGTATCGATCCCGACCGCTCGACGTTCACCGTGGTGGGCATCGGCGATATGAGCGGCGACGTCTTCGGCAACGGCATGCTGCTCAGCCGCAACATCCGACTGGTCGCGGCATTCGACCACCGGCACGTCTTCCTGGACCCCGACCCGGACCCCGAGGCCTCCTACCGCGAACGGCAGCGGCTGTTCGAACTGCCGCGCTCGTCGTGGAACGACTACGATCGCACACTGATCAGCGCGGGCGGAGGCGTGTTCGAGCGGACCGCGAAGTCGATCCCGGTCACCCTGCAGGTCGCCGAGGCACTCGGACTGGACCCGCAGGTCGAGCGACTGTCCCCGCACGAACTGGTCGGCGCCGTGCTGCGCGCCCCCGTGGACGTGCTGTGGAACGGCGGCATCGGCACCTACGTCAAGAGCAGCAGCGAGACCCACGCCGAGGTCGGCGACAAGGCCAACGACGCCGTGCGGGTCGACGCCGATCAGATACGCGCCCGGGTCGTCGGCGAGGGCGGCAATCTCGGCTTCACACCGCTCGGACGGATCGAGTTCGCCCGGGCCGGCGGCAGGATCAACACCGACGCCCTCGACAATTCCGCCGGCGTGGACTGCTCGGACCACGAGGTCAACATCAAGGTCCTGCTGAGCACGGTGTGCGGATCCGACCTCGCAGGGGAACGGCGCGCCCAGACCCTGGCGCGGCTCACCGACGAGGTCGCCGAACTGGTCCTCGAGAACAACCGCGCACAGAACCGGATCCTCGGTGACGCCCGTTCGAACGCCGCGCAACTGCTGGCCGTGCACGAACGGATGGTCGAGGACCTGGAGCGGCGCCGCGGTCTGGACCGCACGCTCGAATCCCTGCCGGAGTCCGAGGGATTCGACGAGCTGGCGCGAACGGGACGCGGTCTCACCTCCCCCGAGCTGGCCACTCTGCTCGCACACGCCAAGCTCGATTTCAAGCGGGAACTCGCCGCGTCCGGGGAGTTCACCGACACCTGGTTCGACACGAGGCTCGCCGCCTACTTCCCCGAGGCACTGCGCACCCTCGGGCCGATCGACGACTTCCCCTTGCGGGACCAGATCATCGCCACGGAGATCACCAACGACATCTTCGCGCGCGGCGGTCTGACCTTCGTCTTCCGGCTGCGCGAGGAGACCAACGCCAACGCTGCGGACATCGTGCGGGCCTTCGTCGTCACCTCCGAGGTGTTCGGTCTCGAGCAGTTGTGGGCGGACATCGAGAACGCCCAGTTGCCCCCCGCGGTCGAGTACGAACTCGCTTCCGAGGCACGCCGACTGCTCGACCGGGCGTCGCGCTGGTTCCTGACACGGCGCCCGCAACCGCTGTCGGTGTCCTCGTCGATCGGCCGCTTCCGGATGGTGGGCGAGGCAGCCGGGCAGATCGCGCACTGGCTGCAGGGCGCCGAGGCGGAACGTTTGCGCGCCACCGTTGCACGGTACGTCGAGGCGGGGGTCGACCCGTCGATCGCACAGCGTGTGGCGGAAGGGCTCTACCGGTTCAGTCTGCTCGACATCTTCGAGATCGCGAAGGAGACCCGGCACGACATCGCCACGGTGGGTCGCATCTACTTCGCGCTGTCCGAACACCTGGACGTGGACACGTGGCTGATCCGCGTGTCGGCCCTGCCCCGCGAGAAGCGCTGGCAGTCCCTGGCCCGCTCGGCACTTCGCGACGACCTGTACCGCTCGCTGCGGCACCTCAGCCGCGACGTGGTCGGCACGATCCGGTCGGACGACTCTCCGCAGGCGGCGATCGTGGACTGGGAGGAACTCAACCGCACCCGGCTCGAACGCATCCGCCTGATTCTCGACGAGGTCGACGGGACCCCCGATCCCGACCTCGCCGCCATGACCGTCGTCACCCGCCAGATCCGTTCGGTCGCCGGACCGTTCATGATCTGA
- a CDS encoding PucR family transcriptional regulator: MQPTIADIVSLPVVQAGLPQRVGGGNLDREVRWVHVSDLADLTNLLQGGEMVLTTGRPLAEDPVAYLERLAAVGAVGVIVELGGLELAEDVARTADRLDFPVIALHREIRFVELTEQVHRSIVADQYDELVFARHVHEVFTELAMRRANAQEIVDAAAEMIGSAVVLEDLTRQVLAFASVNEPAKRLLRDWERRSRLTPVESATTSVGPEGWLTAPVGAQGQEWGRLVVPSPGETGPRTRMPLERAAQALALHRMIEQNWTALEVQAQIGLVDDLRLGRIGDEAEATARAHALGLRPGLTYVPIAVRIVESSGVDQVLVQGRRTRALDAVRHAIRDVGRTALVAQRPSGRIDLILSMPPANTRADVLTETCLAIRTALSRVDGVVRSAIGVAPDSTRLLDAAGRLDESAHVADAALSMPDGDKAFHRSSDVRLRGLIAVVRSDARVQAFAETELRGLLEDRARHGDGLFDVLRGFLELGGNKAELAKRLGLARPTLYDRLARIERLLGVDLDDGESRTSLHTAMLVLDSRPGPTEEVAD, encoded by the coding sequence GTGCAACCGACCATCGCCGACATCGTCTCCCTGCCTGTGGTGCAAGCCGGCCTCCCCCAGCGCGTCGGGGGCGGAAATCTCGATCGAGAGGTGCGGTGGGTGCACGTCAGCGACCTCGCGGATCTGACGAATCTTCTGCAGGGCGGCGAGATGGTACTGACGACCGGACGTCCGCTGGCCGAGGATCCGGTGGCCTACCTCGAACGACTGGCGGCGGTCGGTGCGGTCGGCGTCATCGTTGAACTCGGCGGACTCGAACTCGCGGAAGATGTTGCACGGACGGCGGACCGGCTCGACTTCCCGGTGATCGCGCTGCACCGGGAGATCCGGTTCGTGGAGCTCACCGAGCAGGTGCACCGGTCGATCGTCGCCGACCAGTACGACGAGTTGGTGTTCGCCCGGCACGTTCACGAGGTGTTCACCGAACTGGCGATGAGGCGCGCGAACGCGCAGGAGATCGTCGACGCAGCAGCCGAGATGATCGGCAGCGCCGTCGTTCTCGAGGATCTGACGCGCCAGGTGCTGGCCTTCGCGTCGGTGAACGAGCCGGCGAAGAGGCTGCTCCGCGACTGGGAGCGACGGTCGCGCCTCACCCCGGTGGAATCCGCCACGACCAGCGTCGGCCCCGAGGGCTGGTTGACCGCGCCCGTCGGTGCGCAGGGGCAGGAGTGGGGAAGACTCGTCGTGCCGTCCCCGGGGGAGACCGGGCCGCGGACGCGAATGCCGTTGGAGCGCGCCGCTCAAGCGCTCGCGCTGCACCGCATGATCGAACAGAACTGGACCGCTCTCGAGGTGCAGGCGCAGATCGGTCTGGTGGACGATCTGCGGCTCGGCCGGATCGGCGACGAGGCCGAGGCCACAGCCCGGGCGCACGCGCTCGGGCTCCGTCCCGGTCTGACCTACGTGCCGATCGCAGTTCGGATCGTCGAATCGTCCGGTGTGGATCAGGTTCTCGTGCAGGGGAGGCGCACGCGTGCGCTCGATGCGGTGCGGCACGCCATCCGCGATGTGGGGCGGACCGCCCTGGTGGCCCAACGTCCCTCGGGCCGAATCGATCTGATCCTGTCGATGCCGCCGGCCAACACACGCGCGGACGTGCTCACCGAGACCTGTCTCGCGATCCGTACCGCGCTCTCCCGCGTCGACGGGGTGGTGCGGTCCGCGATCGGAGTGGCCCCGGATTCCACGCGGCTGCTCGATGCCGCGGGCCGGCTGGACGAATCGGCGCACGTCGCTGACGCCGCACTGTCGATGCCGGACGGCGACAAGGCGTTCCACCGCTCGTCCGACGTGCGGCTGCGCGGACTGATCGCCGTCGTCCGTTCGGACGCCCGGGTCCAGGCCTTCGCGGAGACGGAACTGCGGGGGCTGCTCGAGGATCGGGCACGGCACGGGGACGGCCTGTTCGACGTCCTGCGGGGGTTCCTCGAACTCGGTGGGAACAAGGCCGAGCTCGCGAAGCGGCTCGGTCTGGCGCGTCCGACGCTCTACGACCGGCTGGCCCGGATCGAGCGCCTGCTCGGGGTGGACCTCGACGACGGGGAGTCGCGGACGTCGCTGCACACCGCGATGCTCGTGCTCGACAGTCGGCCGGGACCGACGGAGGAGGTCGCGGACTGA
- a CDS encoding ethanolamine utilization protein EutH, whose amino-acid sequence MELFGQIIIYIMMGFLLAGAAAYIVRPSSPLADEFKEGILAIGHIFIPVGGMMAIIPLLVDWIDKLVAPIYTWVHSDASIAVASFIPADQGAYQLSYEVAGSHSAWIMAYTVAMTAGSTIAFTVPVGLALLPKLDHKYMALGVMSGLLAIPFTAFVMTLILQQTGVLLREEPSVDAPSTRPFDLPMGDILLNLVPLVVLMVVLALLLRFFTKQAVTGFMAFGQFLRALTTAVLALSIVEYFTGVFSTVFGSWPLAPIVADGEDQFRALETAGYIGIMLAGAFPMVYCMRIWLEKPLAALGRKLGISEVGMTGFLASTANILALFRVVPLMPAKDKVLTIAFAVCAGFAFGDFLAFTANFQPNMIGAMILGKLLGGVAAVLIALWIATPHATRLAAAEKADDAPGSDSDPAAPVGTPGEQVPSA is encoded by the coding sequence ATGGAACTCTTCGGTCAGATCATCATCTACATCATGATGGGCTTTCTGCTCGCGGGAGCGGCAGCCTACATCGTCCGCCCCAGCTCCCCCTTGGCCGACGAGTTCAAGGAAGGCATCCTGGCGATCGGGCACATCTTCATCCCGGTCGGCGGCATGATGGCGATCATCCCGCTGCTCGTCGACTGGATCGACAAGCTGGTCGCCCCGATCTACACCTGGGTGCACTCCGACGCATCCATCGCGGTGGCCTCGTTCATCCCCGCGGACCAGGGGGCGTACCAACTGTCGTACGAGGTGGCCGGCAGCCACAGCGCCTGGATCATGGCCTACACGGTGGCCATGACCGCGGGCTCGACGATCGCGTTCACGGTGCCGGTCGGCCTGGCGCTGCTCCCGAAGCTCGACCACAAGTACATGGCGCTGGGCGTCATGTCGGGCCTGCTCGCGATCCCGTTCACCGCCTTCGTGATGACGCTGATCCTGCAGCAGACCGGTGTCCTGCTCCGGGAGGAACCGTCGGTCGACGCGCCGAGTACCCGGCCGTTCGATCTTCCCATGGGCGACATCCTCCTCAACCTGGTGCCGCTGGTCGTGCTCATGGTGGTCCTCGCGCTCCTGCTGCGGTTCTTCACCAAGCAGGCCGTCACCGGGTTCATGGCCTTCGGCCAGTTCCTCCGCGCCCTCACCACGGCGGTGCTCGCTCTGTCGATCGTGGAGTACTTCACCGGGGTGTTCTCCACGGTCTTCGGGTCGTGGCCGCTCGCTCCGATCGTCGCGGACGGGGAGGACCAGTTCCGCGCCCTGGAGACCGCCGGGTACATCGGCATCATGCTCGCCGGCGCCTTCCCGATGGTGTACTGCATGCGGATCTGGCTCGAGAAGCCGCTCGCGGCGCTGGGCCGGAAGCTGGGCATCTCCGAGGTCGGGATGACGGGCTTCCTGGCCTCCACGGCGAACATCCTCGCTCTGTTCCGGGTCGTGCCGCTCATGCCGGCGAAAGACAAGGTGCTCACCATCGCCTTCGCGGTGTGCGCGGGCTTCGCGTTCGGCGACTTCCTCGCCTTCACCGCGAACTTCCAGCCGAACATGATCGGGGCGATGATCCTCGGCAAGCTCCTCGGCGGTGTCGCCGCCGTGCTCATCGCACTGTGGATCGCCACCCCGCACGCCACCCGGCTCGCCGCGGCCGAGAAGGCCGACGACGCACCGGGGTCCGACAGCGATCCCGCCGCGCCGGTTGGTACTCCCGGAGAGCAGGTCCCCTCGGCCTGA
- a CDS encoding 3,4-dihydroxy-2-butanone-4-phosphate synthase, translated as MTTTADRTTSAVDPIRAAAFQSGCPVVVVDDTAENGRTMLAFAAARATTSTVAFTIRHTSGFLTTALPAERCRILGLPPMVGRAPESGCSGSVFTVAVDAAHGIGTGISALDRAVTIGRLADDSYGHEDFVRPGHVLVVCLSEDGSSGYPYARELASFARVLGLAEAAAFADLVSPEDETRLATRSEAHRFADEHGLEIVSVQAISSFVDYCTGV; from the coding sequence ATGACCACCACCGCCGACCGCACCACCTCGGCCGTCGACCCGATCCGAGCGGCAGCCTTCCAGTCGGGATGCCCCGTCGTCGTGGTGGACGACACCGCCGAGAACGGCCGCACGATGCTCGCGTTCGCGGCGGCCCGGGCCACCACCAGCACGGTCGCCTTCACGATCCGGCACACCTCGGGCTTCCTCACCACCGCCCTCCCCGCGGAACGCTGCCGGATACTCGGCCTGCCACCGATGGTGGGGCGGGCACCGGAATCGGGATGCAGCGGTTCTGTATTCACCGTGGCGGTCGACGCCGCCCACGGCATCGGCACGGGGATCTCCGCCCTCGACCGGGCGGTGACGATCGGTCGGCTCGCCGACGACTCCTACGGGCACGAGGACTTCGTCCGCCCGGGACACGTGCTGGTCGTGTGCCTGTCGGAGGACGGCTCGTCCGGCTACCCCTACGCCCGTGAACTGGCGTCGTTCGCCCGGGTCCTCGGTCTGGCGGAGGCCGCCGCGTTCGCCGATCTGGTCTCCCCCGAGGACGAGACGCGGCTGGCGACCCGGTCGGAGGCGCACCGGTTCGCCGACGAGCACGGTCTCGAAATCGTGAGTGTGCAAGCGATCTCGTCGTTCGTCGACTACTGCACCGGCGTCTGA
- a CDS encoding aspartate aminotransferase family protein gives MTTIERVDLPGGRDLDVAVAEGARAYELDRAHVFHSWSAQAQINPMTVIASQGSYVWDGDGNRLLDFSSQLVNTNIGHQHPTVVKAIQEQAAKLCTIAPQHVNDARSEAARLIAERTPGDLNRVFFTNGGADANEHAIRMARLHTGRYKVLSRYRSYHGGTDTAINLTGDPRRWPNDYGNSGIVHFHGPFLYRSQFHAETEQQETERALAYLDQLIRFEGPDSIAAIVLESVPGTAGIMVPPPGYMAGVREICDRYGIVFIADEVMAGFGRTGEWFAIDHFDVVPDLLTFAKGVNSGYVPLGGVAISDRIAATFADRAYPGGLTYSGHPLATAAAVATINAMQEEGIVENAARIGAEVLGPGLQALADKHPSVGQVRGLGVFWAIELVADRATKEPLAPYGGSSPAMNAVIAACKAGGLLPFANFNRIHAVPPCNVSDDEVREGLEILDRALDVADEHVRS, from the coding sequence ATGACCACCATCGAACGTGTAGATCTCCCGGGCGGCCGTGATCTCGACGTCGCCGTCGCCGAGGGCGCCCGCGCCTACGAACTCGACCGCGCGCACGTCTTCCACTCCTGGTCCGCTCAGGCGCAGATCAACCCCATGACGGTGATCGCCTCGCAGGGTTCGTACGTCTGGGACGGCGACGGAAACCGCCTGCTGGACTTCTCCTCCCAGCTCGTCAACACCAACATCGGCCACCAGCACCCGACCGTGGTGAAGGCGATCCAGGAGCAGGCCGCCAAGCTGTGCACCATCGCCCCGCAGCACGTCAACGACGCCCGCTCCGAGGCCGCCCGCCTGATCGCCGAACGTACTCCCGGCGACCTGAACCGGGTGTTCTTCACCAACGGCGGTGCCGACGCGAACGAGCACGCCATCCGCATGGCGCGCCTGCACACCGGCCGCTACAAGGTGCTCTCGCGGTACCGCTCGTACCACGGCGGCACCGACACCGCGATCAACCTGACGGGTGATCCGCGGCGCTGGCCCAACGACTACGGCAACAGCGGCATCGTGCACTTCCACGGCCCGTTCCTGTACCGCTCGCAGTTCCACGCCGAGACCGAACAGCAGGAGACCGAGCGCGCCCTGGCGTACCTCGACCAGCTGATCCGCTTCGAGGGCCCGGACTCCATCGCCGCGATCGTGCTCGAGTCGGTCCCCGGCACCGCCGGCATCATGGTCCCGCCGCCCGGCTACATGGCCGGCGTCCGAGAGATCTGCGATCGCTACGGCATCGTGTTCATCGCCGACGAGGTCATGGCCGGCTTCGGCCGCACCGGCGAGTGGTTCGCCATCGACCACTTCGACGTCGTGCCCGACCTGCTCACCTTCGCCAAGGGCGTCAACTCCGGATACGTCCCGCTCGGCGGTGTGGCGATCAGCGACAGGATCGCCGCGACCTTCGCCGACCGCGCCTACCCGGGCGGCCTGACCTACTCCGGTCACCCGCTCGCCACCGCCGCTGCCGTGGCGACCATCAACGCCATGCAGGAGGAGGGCATCGTCGAGAACGCCGCCCGCATCGGCGCCGAGGTCCTCGGACCCGGCCTGCAGGCGCTGGCCGACAAGCACCCGTCCGTCGGACAGGTCCGCGGCCTCGGTGTGTTCTGGGCGATCGAGCTGGTCGCCGACCGCGCCACCAAGGAGCCGCTGGCTCCCTACGGCGGGTCGAGCCCGGCGATGAACGCGGTCATCGCCGCGTGCAAGGCAGGCGGTCTGCTGCCGTTCGCGAACTTCAACCGCATCCACGCGGTGCCGCCCTGCAACGTCAGCGACGACGAGGTCCGCGAGGGCCTCGAGATCCTCGACCGCGCCCTGGACGTCGCGGACGAGCACGTCCGGTCCTGA
- a CDS encoding cupin domain-containing protein: MSNIAGPRHLGVMAADLDPRERTQPEAGDISSRVVWTESGQSHGIWQMTPGTLQEVRGPESVALLAGRARVTVHPSGEVFEIAAGDVFVIDNDETATWEVLETVRKFFVVNR; this comes from the coding sequence ATGAGCAACATCGCAGGCCCTCGTCACCTCGGGGTGATGGCCGCCGACCTCGACCCCCGGGAACGCACGCAGCCCGAGGCCGGGGACATCAGCTCCCGCGTCGTGTGGACCGAATCCGGTCAGTCGCACGGGATCTGGCAGATGACCCCCGGAACCCTCCAGGAGGTACGGGGACCCGAATCGGTGGCCCTGCTGGCGGGTCGCGCCCGGGTCACCGTCCACCCCTCCGGCGAGGTCTTCGAGATCGCCGCCGGCGACGTCTTCGTCATCGACAACGACGAGACCGCTACCTGGGAGGTCCTCGAGACCGTCCGGAAGTTCTTCGTCGTCAACCGCTGA
- a CDS encoding SDR family NAD(P)-dependent oxidoreductase, which yields MTTIPQRLVGRIALVTGGASGQGLEHTRRLAQEGAHVHFADINAEVGKKAEAELTAEGLKVTFHTLDVSKLDQWEALAAELDRAEGRLDILVNNAGILVDVLPAEESTEAAWNKTIDVNQKSIFLSLKTMVPLLKKSKHASVVNTSSIFGLVGADGYLSYVASKGAVTIMTKSAAVSYGRYGIRVNSIHPGYIDTQMLRDEFAELGEGAEEATIATIPMGRLAGPEEISPAVAFLASDDASYISGAELLIDGALLAAR from the coding sequence ATGACCACGATCCCGCAACGCCTCGTAGGCCGTATCGCACTCGTCACGGGCGGCGCGTCCGGCCAGGGCCTCGAGCACACCCGCCGCCTGGCCCAGGAGGGCGCCCACGTCCACTTCGCCGACATCAACGCCGAGGTCGGCAAGAAGGCCGAGGCCGAGCTCACCGCCGAGGGACTGAAGGTCACCTTCCACACCCTCGACGTGAGCAAGCTGGATCAGTGGGAGGCACTCGCCGCCGAGCTGGATCGGGCCGAGGGCCGCCTGGACATCCTGGTGAACAACGCCGGCATCCTGGTCGACGTCCTCCCCGCCGAGGAGAGCACGGAAGCCGCCTGGAACAAGACGATCGACGTCAACCAGAAGAGCATCTTCCTGTCGCTGAAGACCATGGTGCCGCTGCTCAAGAAGAGCAAGCACGCCTCGGTCGTCAACACCTCCAGCATCTTCGGCCTCGTCGGCGCCGACGGCTACCTCTCCTACGTCGCCTCCAAGGGCGCCGTGACGATCATGACGAAGTCGGCCGCGGTGAGCTACGGCCGATACGGCATCCGCGTCAACAGCATCCACCCCGGCTACATCGACACCCAGATGCTGCGCGACGAGTTCGCGGAGCTCGGTGAGGGTGCCGAGGAGGCGACGATCGCCACCATCCCGATGGGCCGCCTGGCCGGCCCCGAGGAGATCTCCCCGGCCGTCGCGTTCCTCGCGTCGGACGATGCGTCGTACATCAGCGGCGCGGAACTGCTCATCGACGGCGCCCTGCTGGCGGCACGCTGA